From one Musa acuminata AAA Group cultivar baxijiao chromosome BXJ2-6, Cavendish_Baxijiao_AAA, whole genome shotgun sequence genomic stretch:
- the LOC103987488 gene encoding KH domain-containing protein At4g18375 isoform X1 yields the protein MGGQRNSYGKRSHSNSEYTDNGGSKRRNPGEDRENYAPGPDDTVYRYLCPGRKIGSIIGRGGEIVKQLRSDTQAKIRIGETLPGCEERVITIFSTSKETNKFEDTGDNVCPAQDALFKVHERLVNDEAMGEEDTDVDTTQVTLRLLVPSDQIGCIIGKGGQIIQGIRSDSGAQIRILKSDHLPACAISSDELLQITGEASVVKKALFQVSSRLHDNPSRSQHLLVPGTPQVYPVAGQFGVPNNSAPIVGLGPLMGSYGGYKGDAVGEWPSLYPPPRDESSAKEFSLRLLCPAANIGGVIGKGGVIIKQIRQESGASIKVDSSKSEDECIILISSKEFFEDPISPAIDAAVRLQSRCSEKSEKESGEPSYTTRLLVPTSRIGCLIGKGGTIISEMRRSTRANIRILSKENLPKVAAEDDEMVQICGELDIARNALIQVTTRLKANFFEREGALSAFPSSAPYHPLPMDASDVARHGGRDNKLHGRTYSYSGAYGPSVDSFASNNYSSYGGSQRGGSYGAYSGYSSRSGSAGLSGPKPVSHGKHHGY from the exons ATGGGTGGACAAAGAAACAGCTATGGAAAAAGGTCCCACTCCAACTCAGAGTATACTGACAATGGAGGAAGCAAGAGAAGAAATCCTGGAGAAGATAGAGAAAACTATGCTCCTGGGCCTGATGATACTGTTTACCGGTACTTGTGTCCTGGAAGGAAGATAGGGAGTATCATTGGGAGAGGTGGGGAGATTGTGAAGCAACTGAGGTCTGACACTCAAGCCAAGATCAGGATTGGGGAGACTCTACCAGGTTGTGAAGAGCGAGTCATAACCATCTTTAGTACTAGCAAAGAAACCAATAAGTTTGAAGATACTGGTGACAATGTTTGCCCTGCACAGGATGCTTTGTTTAAGGTGCATGAGAGGCTAGTAAATGATGAGGCGATGGGTGAGGAAGATACAGATGTTGATACCACCCAAGTCACCCTTCGTCTTCTCGTGCCATCTGATCAGATTGGATGCATCATTGGTAAAGGAGGACAAATTATTCAAGGTATTCGTAGTGACTCTGGTGCTCAGATACGCATTCTTAAGAGTGACCATCTACCAGCATGTGCAATTAGCAGTGATGAACTCCTCCAG attacTGGGGAGGCTTCAGTTGTAAAGAAGGCACTTTTTCAAGTTTCATCACGCCTACATGATAATCCATCTCGTTCCCAACATCTGcttgttcctggtacacctcaagtGTATCCAGTAGCTGGTCAGTTTGGGGTTCCGAATAACAGTGCACCAATTGTGGGCTTGGGTCCATTGATGGGCTCTTATGGAGGCTACAAGGGAGATGCAGTAGGGGAGTGGCCATCTTTATACCCACCACCACGTGATGAAAGTTCTGCCAAGGAGTTCAGCTTACGTTTGCTGTGTCCTGCTGCCAACATAGGGGGGGTTATTGGTAAAGGTGGTGTCATCATTAAGCAGATTAGACAAGAATCTGGTGCATCTATTAAAGTAGACAGTTCCAAATCTGAAGATGAATGCATAATATTAATTTCATCGAAAGAG TTCTTTGAAGATCCAATTTCTCCTGCGATAGATGCTGCAGTACGCTTGCAATCCAGATGTAGTGAAAAATCCGAAAAAGAATCTGGTGAACCTTCATATACTACCCGCTTACTTGTACCAACTTCACGTATTGGTTGCCTTATTGGTAAAGGAGGGACCATTATATCTGAAATGAGGAGAAGCACACGAGCAAATATAAGGATACTATCAAAGGAAAATCTTCCAAAAGTTGCTGCAGAAGATGATGAGATGGTTCAG ATTTGTGGAGAGCTTGATATTGCTAGAAATGCTCTTATACAAGTAACAACACGTCTTAAAGCCAATTTCTTTGAAAGGGAGGGTGCATTATCTGCATTTCCATCTTCTGCTCCGTACCATCCTTTGCCAATGGATGCTTCTGATGTGGCGAGACATGGAGGCAGAGATAATAAGTTGCATGGCCGTACATATTCATACTCTGGTGCATATGGTCCTTCAGTTGATTCATTTGCATCTAATAATTACAGCAGCTATGGGGGTTCTCAG AGAGGTGGTAGTTATGGTGCATATAGTGGATACTCTTCCCGCTCTGGCAGTGCTGG GTTATCTGGTCCAAAGCCTGTTTCCCATGGGAAACATCATGGTTACTAG
- the LOC103987488 gene encoding KH domain-containing protein At4g18375 isoform X2, which translates to MGGQRNSYGKRSHSNSEYTDNGGSKRRNPGEDRENYAPGPDDTVYRYLCPGRKIGSIIGRGGEIVKQLRSDTQAKIRIGETLPGCEERVITIFSTSKETNKFEDTGDNVCPAQDALFKVHERLVNDEAMGEEDTDVDTTQVTLRLLVPSDQIGCIIGKGGQIIQGIRSDSGAQIRILKSDHLPACAISSDELLQITGEASVVKKALFQVSSRLHDNPSRSQHLLVPGTPQVYPVAGQFGVPNNSAPIVGLGPLMGSYGGYKGDAVGEWPSLYPPPRDESSAKEFSLRLLCPAANIGGVIGKGGVIIKQIRQESGASIKVDSSKSEDECIILISSKEFFEDPISPAIDAAVRLQSRCSEKSEKESGEPSYTTRLLVPTSRIGCLIGKGGTIISEMRRSTRANIRILSKENLPKVAAEDDEMVQICGELDIARNALIQVTTRLKANFFEREGALSAFPSSAPYHPLPMDASDVARHGGRDNKLHGRTYSYSGAYGPSVDSFASNNYSSYGGSQRGGSYGAYSGYSSRSGSAGLTLKAFKGISIIS; encoded by the exons ATGGGTGGACAAAGAAACAGCTATGGAAAAAGGTCCCACTCCAACTCAGAGTATACTGACAATGGAGGAAGCAAGAGAAGAAATCCTGGAGAAGATAGAGAAAACTATGCTCCTGGGCCTGATGATACTGTTTACCGGTACTTGTGTCCTGGAAGGAAGATAGGGAGTATCATTGGGAGAGGTGGGGAGATTGTGAAGCAACTGAGGTCTGACACTCAAGCCAAGATCAGGATTGGGGAGACTCTACCAGGTTGTGAAGAGCGAGTCATAACCATCTTTAGTACTAGCAAAGAAACCAATAAGTTTGAAGATACTGGTGACAATGTTTGCCCTGCACAGGATGCTTTGTTTAAGGTGCATGAGAGGCTAGTAAATGATGAGGCGATGGGTGAGGAAGATACAGATGTTGATACCACCCAAGTCACCCTTCGTCTTCTCGTGCCATCTGATCAGATTGGATGCATCATTGGTAAAGGAGGACAAATTATTCAAGGTATTCGTAGTGACTCTGGTGCTCAGATACGCATTCTTAAGAGTGACCATCTACCAGCATGTGCAATTAGCAGTGATGAACTCCTCCAG attacTGGGGAGGCTTCAGTTGTAAAGAAGGCACTTTTTCAAGTTTCATCACGCCTACATGATAATCCATCTCGTTCCCAACATCTGcttgttcctggtacacctcaagtGTATCCAGTAGCTGGTCAGTTTGGGGTTCCGAATAACAGTGCACCAATTGTGGGCTTGGGTCCATTGATGGGCTCTTATGGAGGCTACAAGGGAGATGCAGTAGGGGAGTGGCCATCTTTATACCCACCACCACGTGATGAAAGTTCTGCCAAGGAGTTCAGCTTACGTTTGCTGTGTCCTGCTGCCAACATAGGGGGGGTTATTGGTAAAGGTGGTGTCATCATTAAGCAGATTAGACAAGAATCTGGTGCATCTATTAAAGTAGACAGTTCCAAATCTGAAGATGAATGCATAATATTAATTTCATCGAAAGAG TTCTTTGAAGATCCAATTTCTCCTGCGATAGATGCTGCAGTACGCTTGCAATCCAGATGTAGTGAAAAATCCGAAAAAGAATCTGGTGAACCTTCATATACTACCCGCTTACTTGTACCAACTTCACGTATTGGTTGCCTTATTGGTAAAGGAGGGACCATTATATCTGAAATGAGGAGAAGCACACGAGCAAATATAAGGATACTATCAAAGGAAAATCTTCCAAAAGTTGCTGCAGAAGATGATGAGATGGTTCAG ATTTGTGGAGAGCTTGATATTGCTAGAAATGCTCTTATACAAGTAACAACACGTCTTAAAGCCAATTTCTTTGAAAGGGAGGGTGCATTATCTGCATTTCCATCTTCTGCTCCGTACCATCCTTTGCCAATGGATGCTTCTGATGTGGCGAGACATGGAGGCAGAGATAATAAGTTGCATGGCCGTACATATTCATACTCTGGTGCATATGGTCCTTCAGTTGATTCATTTGCATCTAATAATTACAGCAGCTATGGGGGTTCTCAG AGAGGTGGTAGTTATGGTGCATATAGTGGATACTCTTCCCGCTCTGGCAGTGCTGG GTTGACATTGAAGGCTTTCAAGGGAATTTCAATTATATCTTGA